One Cygnus atratus isolate AKBS03 ecotype Queensland, Australia chromosome 6, CAtr_DNAZoo_HiC_assembly, whole genome shotgun sequence DNA segment encodes these proteins:
- the TMEM198 gene encoding transmembrane protein 198, translated as MTATVQTLRFKLLPPHDAGQEWAHSCQQEIERRYQVVPSVVCAMCCLFGIIYCFFGYRCFKAVMFLTGLMFGSIIIFMLCYKERVLDTQLSVEASVGIGLGIGVLCGLVTMLVRSVGLFMVGLLLGLLLAVATLVVMEQFYHPPTVWIPIALLLGVGMLFAVLTLQWQRFFTTLSTAVFGSAIMTVTVDYFIELFLLVQYIYERIKVAPARPVCWYSWVILGVWPLLTTLGVLVQWKVTAEGYSHTEVIISRQQRRVQLMRIKQREDRKEKKKKRRPHHPPPHQHKAHPPEPAYRRKPNPVRRFDGDVLSPVSPAPRSYIQSFRERQTGPSLNSLMASSHAVVDLDYDCSSTVPLTTGSGPAVRV; from the exons ATGACTGCAACGGTGCAGACGCTGCGCTTCAAGCTGCTGCCGCCGCACGACGCGGGCCAGGAGTGGGCgcacagctgccagcaggagatCGAGCGTCGCTACCAGGTGGTGCCCTCGGTGGTGTGCGCCATGTGCTGCCTCTTCGGCATCATCTACTGCTTCTTCG GCTACCGCTGCTTCAAGGCCGTCATGTTCCTGACGGGGCTGATGTTCGGCtccatcatcatcttcatgcTGTGCTACAAGGAGCGGGTGCTGGACACGCAGCTGAGCGTGGAGGCTTCGGTGGGCATCGGGCTGGGCATCGGGGTGCTGTGCGGGCTGGTCACCATGCTGGTGCGCAGCGTCGGCCTCTTCatggtggggctgctgctggggctgctgctggcggtGGCCACGCTGGTGGTGATGGAGCAGTTCTACCACCCGCCCACGGTGTGGATCCCCATCGCGCTGCTCCTGGGCGTGGGGATGCTCTTCGCCGTGCTCACCCTGCAGTGGCAGCGCTTCTTCACCACCCTCTCCACCGCCGTCTTCGGCAGCGCCATCATGACCGTCACCGTCGACTACTTCATCGAGCTCTTCCTCCTGGTGCAGTACATCTACGAGCGCATCAAGGtggcccccgcccgccccgtgTGCTGGTACAGCTGGGTCATCCTGGGCGTCTGGCCGCTGCTCACCACGCTGGGCGTCCTGGTCCAGTGGAAGGTCACGGCCGAGGGTTACTCTCACACTGAAG TGATCATCAGCCGGCAGCAGCGCCGCGTGCAGCTGATGCGCATCAAGCAGCGGGAGGACcgaaaggagaagaagaagaagcgGCGGCCCCACCACCCGCCGCCCCACCAGCACAAGGCCCACCCGCCCGAGCCCGCCTACCGCCGCAAGCCCAACCCCGTGCGCCGCTTCGATGGGGACGTGCTCTCCCCAGTGAGTCCTGCGCCCAGG AGCTACATCCAGAGTTTCCGGGAGCGGCAGACGGGCCCGTCCCTCAACAGCCTGATGGCCAGCTCCCACGCCGTGGTGGACCTGGACTATGACTGCAGCTCCACCGTGCCCCTCACCACGGGCTCCGGCCCCGCTGTGCGGGTATAA
- the OBSL1 gene encoding LOW QUALITY PROTEIN: obscurin-like protein 1 (The sequence of the model RefSeq protein was modified relative to this genomic sequence to represent the inferred CDS: deleted 1 base in 1 codon), whose translation MEGLGGAPRFLAYPRAFTVQSGADAVLKCQITGEPRPSILWEKDKTPIEPSGRFQVEAEGNVYSLLVSRVTPQDSGLYVCKAKNSVGETYAAATLKVEAGESWQEEEEEEEGCPGSQAPTFLVGPSSLRVCRGEDVTFSCRVSGQPCPLLEWEKDGHKLGDLFESSHFAVGQAPEDWHFLKLFGARPPDAGVYVCRARSGSREALAAAVLLVEPRAMDGTPGSSPAPVPNGVPGAKAFAVSAGKHAKFRCYVTGKPKPEIVWQKDGKPLAPSRRHLIYEDREGYFILKVLYCKPQDQGLYVCTASNTAGQTLSAVQLQVKEHRVRFQVQLEDVEVAEREDAVLECHVPLETIPTAWFLEDRELQPSHKYVMEDHGVVRRLTIRDARTDDDGVYLCQMKDKGRSIAEVSVRGVIVKRLPRKLDVMEGENAAFCVETREAVEGICWSHNGLQLHESPRIVLKSFGRTHLLVLVHVTREDAGVISFTIGESQTSSQLRVKCVKRDPPSAPVAAQMSTEQSNAALLTWCPAPDVHHRPPSTYVLERREAAGGEWVQCLTTDLAGRVQVLGDSVPREADYCFRVCAVNKHGRSGPVEFPGSVHLAPAARLERGLQDAWVRDGEDARFSLELSASVQGTWFLNGARLGDEEGGRYGVQHCRTEHSLLIRGAQLAESGATVTFMAGGVRDSATLHVQAPPARIAPVPEAQRLRELPSGLPVLLECEVSPEGAPVCWLKDGEAVPLDGVIAMQAEGCVRRLLIRSGHPRGRRYLHLRHRGRRQAPVRIVSSNEGAPHAYTAGQRVELWCQLSRAEAPVCWYKDGEEVEAGESLVLEREGPRCRLVLPCARPQDAGEFVCDVGGDSVFYNITVAEAPVRIVSSNEGAPHAYTAGQRVELWCQLSRAEAPVCWYKDGEEVEAGESLVLEREGPRCRLVLPCARPQDAGEFVCDVGGDSVFYNITVAAPPARITPVPKVRQLQEVLAGLPVLLECEVSPEGAPVRWLKDGEAVVPSETLAIQSERCLRRLHVPAAALSDSGTYTCDAGDDAASFRLTVIEAPVRIVSSNEGAPHAYTAGQRVELWCQLSRAEAPVCWYKDGEEVEAGESLVLEREGPRCRLVLPCARPQDAGEFVCDAGDTSVSYHVVVAEPRVRILHPAQRSLELLVLAPGRVELRCELSVPDAPVRWFKDGLEVDESDNLRLLVEGARRCLLIPRSSAEDTGEYICESKDEAVSFDVKVSEPPVMILQPRRPPPVVKASPGDTVTLACELSRADAPVRWAKEGVRLEAGGSLVLEEEGAHRRLLIPAARAEHSGKYACDAGDDMVTFTVQVSDPPVRILERDALLTRRRCRAMEDLVLEVLLSHAHGEVKWYKDGEKLQDTGHVRLEEDGARRSLVVLGATGGDAGEYLCDTRDDSIIFCVAVEVPRVVEIIAELHSLTVLEGDDATFKCMVSPEDVAVAWQLNGQPVVPSERLLVARSGLCHSLTVRRCQPADAATVTANAEGLLSTARLSVQEAQVLFVQKLRDVVVEEEQDACLEVEVSHEAAEVQWLKQGVLLQPSGKHQLQESGRRRTLTIRSVSPSDRGTYRCESLHDRTQAKLSVEPRKVSIRRPLADVETFEKETATFLLELSHAGVPGVWARGGVRVKPSGTCRISATGCAHSLTLEGLTLQDSGTVTFTTDTLRCSARLLVREPPITMLKLPRDLGVPESGVATFECELSRPTAEVKWLKVRPHSHPTQADSSTLIPRPGLRAGQAGDTQPPRHPLTPLPAQDGRELRPGPHCRIYSVGRRRLLQLGHCELPDAGVYTCDAGDCQASATLHVHEHQVRVVQELQDARAREGDNAVFTCEVSHGDVAGEWFRDGEKIKVSSTVKIRQEGTRHFLLLCAVRPEDAGRIRFAARTAASEASLQVEGSSCAGWPGSSAVTVTRSARGVPMLMSLPRTPALPIRIVKPLRDKTVLARHKATLECTVSHARGRVRWLRGDTEIFAGDKYEICNLDCYRTLIIHRVGPEDEDSYTCDAFDDRSTARLLVEGS comes from the exons ATGGAGGGGCTTGGGGGAGCCCCCAGGTTCCTGGCCTACCCTCGCGCCTTCACGGTGCAAAGCGGCGCCGACGCCGTCCTGAAGTGCCAGATCACGGGCGAGCCCCGTCCGAGCATCCTCTGGGAGAAGGACAAGACCCCCATCGAGCCCTCGGGCCGCTTCCAAGTGGAGGCCGAGGGGAACGTGTACAGCCTGCTGGTGTCCCGGGTCACCCCCCAGGACAGCGGCCTCTACGTCTGCAAGGCCAAGAACAGCGTTGGTGAGACCTACGCCGCGGCCACGCTCAAAGTGGAGGCGGGGGAGtcatggcaggaggaggaggaggaggaggaaggatgcCCGGGCAGCCAGGCACCCACCTTCCTGGTCGGGCCCTCGTCCCTGCGGGTGTGCCGGGGGGAGGACGTGACCTTCTCCTGCCGGGTATCCGGGCAGCCCTGCCCGCTGCTGGAGTGGGAGAAGGACGGGCACAAGCTCGGCGACCTCTTCGAGAGCAGCCACTTCGCGGTGGGGCAGGCGCCGGAGGACTGGCACTTCCTCAAGCTGTTCGGCGCCCGGCCCCCGGACGCGGGGGTCTATGTGTGCCGGGCACGCAGCGGCTCCCGGGAGGCCCTGGCCGCGGCCGTGCTCCTGGTGGAGCCGCGGGCGATGGATGGGACCCCCGGCAGCTCCCC GGCACCGGTGCCCAACGGGGTGCCGGGGGCCAAGGCGTTCGCCGTGAGCGCGGGGAAGCACGCCAAGTTTCGCTGCTATGTCACCGGCAAGCCCAAGCCGGAGATCGTCTGGCAGAAGGACGGCAAGCCCCTGGCGCCGAGCCGCCGGCACCTCATCTACGAGGACCGGGAGGGCTACTTCATCCTGAAGGTGCTGTACTGCAAGCCCCAGGACCAGGGGCTGTACGTCTGCACCGCCTCCAACACGGCCGGGCAGACCCTCAGCGCCGTGCAGCTCCAGGTGAAGG agcaCCGGGTGAGGTTCCAGGTGCAGCTGGAGGACGTGGAGGTGGCGGAGCGGGAGGACGCGGTGCTGGAGTGCCACGTGCCGCTGGAGACCATCCCCACCGCCTGGTTCCTGGAGGaccgggagctgcagcccagccacaaGTACGTGATGGAGGACCACGGCGTGGTGCGGCGCCTGACCATCCGCGACGCCCGCACCGACGACGACGGCGTCTACCTCTGCCAGATGAAGGACAAGGGGCGCAGCATCGCAGAGGTCTCCGTCCGAG GGGTGATTGTGAAGAGGCTGCCGCGGAAGCTGGACGTGATGGAGGGGGAGAACGCGGCTTTCTGCGTGGAGACGCGGGAGGCCGTGGAGGGGATCTGCTGGAGCCACAACGGGCTGCAGCTGCACGAGTCGCCCCGCATCGTGCTGAAGAGCTTTGGCAGGACGCACCTCCTGGTGCTGGTGCACGTCACCCGCGAGGACGCGGGCGTCATCTCCTTCACCATCGGGGAGTCGCAGACGTCCTCCCAGCTCCGGGTCAAGT GTGTGAAGCGGGACCCCCCCAGCGCGCCGGTGGCGGCCCAGATGAGCACGGAGCAGAGCAACGCGGCCCTGCTGACGTGGTGCCCCGCGCCCGACGTGCACCACCGCCCGCCCAGCACCTACGTCCTGGAGCGTcgggaggcggcgggcggcgagTGGgtgcagtgcctcaccaccgACCTGGCCGGCCGGGTGCAGGTGCTGGGCGACAGCGTGCCCCGCGAGGCCGACTACTGCTTCCGCGTCTGCGCCGTCAACAAGCACGGCCGCAGCGGCCCCGTGGAGTTCCCCGGATCCGTGCATCTCG cccccgcGGCTCGCCTGGAGAGGGGCTTGCAGGACGCGTGGGTGCGGGACGGCGAGGACGCGCGCTTCTCCCTGGAGCTGTCGGCCTCGGTGCAGGGCACCTGGTTCCTGAACGGTGCGAGGCTGGGGGATGAGGAGGGTGGCCGGTACGGCGTGCAGCACTGCAGGACGGAGCACTCGCTGCTGATCCGGGGAGCGCAGCTGGCCGAGAGCGGTGCCACGGTCACCTTCATGGCTGGCGGTGTGCGAGACTCGGCCACGCTGCACGTGCAAG CCCCGCCGGCCCGCATCGCCCCGGTGCCCGAAGCCCAGCGGCTCCGGGAGCTGCCGTCGGGGCTGCCGGTGCTGCTGGAGTGCGAGGTGTCCCCGGAGGGAGCCCCCGTCTGCTGGCTGAAGGACGGCGAGGCCGTGCCCCTGGACGGCGTTATCGCCATGCAGGCGGAGGGCTGCGTGCGGAGGCTGCTCATCCGCTCAGGCCACCCCCGCGGACGCCGGTACCTACACCTGCGACACCGGGGACGACGCC AGGCGCCGGTGAGGATCGTCAGCTCCAACGAGGGGGCCCCCCACGCCTACACGGCCGGGCAGCGCGTGGAGCTGTGGTGCCAGCTGTCCCGCGCCGAGGCCCCGGTGTGCTGGTACAAGGacggggaggaggtggaggcgGGCGAGAGCCTGGTGCTGGAGCGCGAGGGGCCGCGGTGCcggctggtgctgccctgcgCCCGGCCGCAGGACGCGGGAGAGTTCGTCTGCGACGTGGGCGGCGACTCCGTCTTCTACAACATCACCGTGGCAG AGGCGCCGGTGAGGATCGTCAGCTCCAACGAGGGGGCCCCCCACGCCTACACGGCCGGGCAGCGCGTGGAGCTGTGGTGCCAGCTGTCCCGCGCCGAGGCCCCGGTGTGCTGGTACAAGGacggggaggaggtggaggcgGGCGAGAGCCTGGTGCTGGAGCGCGAGGGGCCGCGGTGCcggctggtgctgccctgcgCCCGGCCGCAGGACGCGGGAGAGTTCGTCTGCGACGTGGGCGGCGACTCCGTCTTCTACAACATCACCGTGGCAG CCCCGCCGGCCCGCATCACCCCGGTGCCCAAAGTCCGGCAGCTCCAGGAGGTGCTGGCGGGGCTGCCGGTGCTGCTGGAGTGCGAGGTGTCCCCGGAGGGAGCCCCCGTCCGCTGGCTGAAGGACGGCGAGGCCGTGGTGCCCTCCGAGACCCTGGCCATCCAATCGGAGAGATGCTTGCGGAGGCTGCACGTCCCCGCAGCCGCACTGTCGGACTCTGGGACGTACACCTGCGATGCCGGGGACGATGCCGCCAGCTTCAGGCTGACTGTGATCG AGGCGCCGGTGAGGATCGTCAGCTCCAACGAGGGGGCCCCCCACGCCTACACGGCCGGGCAGCGCGTGGAGCTGTGGTGCCAGCTGTCCCGCGCCGAGGCCCCGGTGTGCTGGTACAAGGacggggaggaggtggaggcgGGCGAGAGCCTGGTGCTGGAGCGCGAGGGGCCGCGGTGCcggctggtgctgccctgcgCCCGGCCGCAGGACGCGGGAGAGTTCGTCTGCGATGCTGGGGACACTTCTGTGTCCTACCACGTCGTGGTGGCAG AGCCGCGAGTCAGGATCCTGCACCCCGCGCAGCGCTcgctggagctgctggtgctggctccGGGGCGCGTGGAGCTGCGGTGCGAGCTGTCCGTGCCCGACGCCCCCGTGCGCTGGTTCAAGGACGGGCTGGAGGTGGACGAGTCCGACAACCTGCGGCTGCTGGTGGAGGGCGCCCGGCGCTGCCTCCTCATCCCCAGGAGCAGCGCGGAGGACACGGGCGAGTACATCTGCGAGAGCAAGGACGAGGCCGTCTCCTTCGACGTCAAGGTGTCAG AGCCCCCGGTGATGATCCTGCAGCCACGGAGACCTCCCCCGGTTGTGAAGGCATCCCCGGGGGACACGGTGACGCTGGCCTGCGAGCTGTCCCGCGCGGATGCG CCTGTGCGCTGGGCCAAGGAGGGCGtcaggctggaggctgggggcagcctggtgctggaggaggagggtgcCCACCGGCGCCTGCTCATCCCTGCTGCTCGAGCCGAGCACTCTGGAAAATATGCCTGCGATGCTGGCGATGACATGGTGACCTTCACCGTCCAAGTGTCCG ACCCCCCCGTCAGGATTCTGGAGAGGGACGCGCTGCTGACCCGCCGGCGCTGCCGGGCCATGGAGGACCTGGTGCTGGAGGTGCTCCTCTCGCACGCCCACGGGGAGGTGAAGTGGTACAAGGACGGGGAGAAGCTGCAGGACACGGGGCACGTGCGGCTGGAGGAGGACGGGGCGCGCCGCTCGCTCGTCGTCCTGGGTGCCACGGGCGGGGATGCAGGGGAGTACCTCTGCGACACCCGTGACGACAGCATCATCTTCTGCGTCGCCGTGGAAG TGCCCAGGGTGGTGGAGATCATCGCGGAGCTGCACAGCCTGACGGTGCTGGAGGGGGACGACGCCACCTTCAAGTGCATGGTGTCCCCCGAGGATGTGGCCGTGGCGTGGCAGCTGAACGGGCAGCCCGTGGTCCCCAGCGAGCggctgctggtggccaggaGCGGGCTGTGCCACAGCCTCACCGTCCGGCGGTGCCAGCCGGCCGACGCGGCCACCGTGACGGCCAACGCCGAGGGGCTGCTGAGCACGGCCCGGCTGAGTGTGCAAG AGGCGCAGGTGCTGTTCGTGCAGAAGCTGCGGGAcgtggtggtggaggaggagcaggatgcGTGCCTGGAGGTGGAGGTGAGCCACGAGGCGGCCGAGGTGCAGTGGCTGAAGCAGGGCgtcctcctccagcccagcggcaagcaccagctgcaggagtCGGGGCGCCGGCGCACCCTCACCATCCGCAGCGTCAGCCCCTCCGACCGCGGCACCTACCGCTGCGAGAGCCTGCATGACCGCACGCAGGCCAAGCTCAGCGTGGAGC CCCGCAAGGTGTCGATCCGGAGGCCGCTGGCAGACGTGGAGACCTTCGAGAAGGAGACAGCCACCTTCCTCCTGGAGCTGTCCCACGCCGGCGTGCCCGGGGTGTGGGCACGGGGCGGCGTGCGGGTGAAGCCCAGCGGCACGTGCCGGATCAGCGCCACGGGCTGCGCGCACAGCCTGACGCTGGAGGGGCTCACGCTGCAGGACTCGGGCACCGTCACCTTCACCACCGACACCCTGCGCTGCAGCGCCCGCCTGCTCGTGCGGG AGCCTCCCATCACCATGCTGAAGCTCCCGCGGGATCTGGGGGTCCCGGAGTCGGGGGTCGCCACCTTCGAGTGCGAGCTGTCTCGCCCCACCGCCGAGGTGAAGTGGCTCAAGGTGAGGCCTCACAGCCACCCCACCCAGGCTGACAGCAGCACCCTCATCCcccggccggggctgcgggcagggcaggCGGGGGAcacgcagcccccccggcaccccctgACCCCGCTGCCCGCACAGGACGGCAGGGAGCTGCGGCCAGGGCCCCACTGCCGCATCTACTCCGTGGGTCGGCGCCGCCTCCTGCAGCTTGGCCACTGCGAGCTGCCCGACGCCGGGGTCTACACCTGCGATGCGGGCGACTGCCAGGCCTCCGCCACGCTGCACGTCCACG AGCACCAGGTCCGCgtggtgcaggagctgcaggacgcCCGCGCGCGAGAGGGTGACAACGCCGTCTTCACGTGCGAGGTGTCCCACGGGGACGTGGCGGGCGAGTGGTTCCGCGACGGGGAGAAGATCAAGGTGTCCAGCACGGTGAAGATACGGCAAGAAG GGACCCGGCACTTCTTGCTGCTCTGCGCCGTGCGCCCCGAGGACGCGGGACGCATCCGTTTTGCGGCCAGGACAGCCGCCTCGGAGGCCAGCCTGCAGGTGGAAGGTAGCTCGTGCGCGGGGTGGCCGGGCTCTAGCGCCGTGACGGTGACACGGTCGGCCCGTGGCGTCCCGATGCTGATGTCCCTGCCCCGCACGCCAGCGCTGCCCATCAGGATCGTGAAGCCGCTGCGGGACAAGACGGTGCTGGCGCGGCACAAGGCGACGCTGGAGTGCACGGTGTCGCACGCCCGGGGCCGCGTGCGCTGGCTGCGCGGGGACACCGAGATCTTCGCCGGGGACAAGTACGAGATCTGCAACCTGGACTGCTACCGCACGCTCATCATCCACCGCGTGGGCCCCGAGGATGAGGACTCGTACACCTGCGACGCCTTCGATGACCGCTCCACCGCGCGGCTCCTCGTGGAGG GAAGCTAG
- the LOC118259291 gene encoding gap junction gamma-1 protein-like, with product MSWSFLTRLLEEINNHSTFVGKIWLSVLIVFRIVLTAVGGESIYYDEQSKFVCNTQQPGCENVCYDAFAPLSHVRFWIFQIIMVATPSVLYLGFAMHRIARMPESSRRRAPVASRGRMPVVRRGAGRDYEEAEDDNEEDPMIFEEIEVEKEKSTEGGEKHDGRRRIKQDGLMRAYVLHLLCRSLLETAFLFGQYLLYRFEVSPSYVCSRSPCPHTVDCFVSRPTEKTIFLLIMYAVSGLCLFLNLCELLHLGVGRIRDALSQTTSPPHPPGGSPTPQYAKKAPSAPPTYHSLKKETLKAPLPNGKLDYRENLANSAAERFALAGAPPEHELERLRKHLRMAQEHLEMAFHLQPPPQPPSPSRSSSPEANGIAAEQNRLNLAHEKGGSVCERTTGL from the exons ATGAGCTGGAGCTTCCTGACGCGGCTCCTGGAGGAGATCAACAACCACTCGACCTTCGTGGGTAAGATCTGGCTCAGCGTCCTCATCGTCTTCCGGATCGTGCTGACGGCCGTGGGGGGCGAGTCCATCTACTACGACGAGCAGAGCAAGTTTGTCTGCAACAcgcagcagcctggctgcgAGAACGTGTGCTACGACGCCTTCGCCCCGCTCTCCCATGTTCGCTTCTGGATCTTCCAGATCATCATGGTGGCCACCCCCTCGGTGCTCTACCTGGGCTTTGCCATGCACCGCATCGCCCGCATGCCCGAGTCCTCGCGGCGCCGGGCGCCAGTGGCCTCACGGGGACGCATGCCGGTGGTGCggcggggggccgggcgggACTACGAGGAGGCGGAGGATGATAACGAAGAGGACCCCATGATCTTTGAGGAGATCGaggtggagaaggagaagagcaCGGAGGGCGGGGAGAAGCACGATGGCCGGCGTCGCATCAAGCAGGACGGGCTGATGCGCGCCTACGTGCTGCACCTGCTGTGCCGCTCGCTGCTGGAGACGGCTTTCCTCTTCGGGCAGTACCTGCTGTACCGCTTCGAGGTGAGCCCGTCCTATGTCTGCAgccgcagcccctgcccgcaCACCGTCGACTGCTTCGTCTCCCGCCCCACCGAGAAGACCATCTTCCTGCTCATCATGTACGCGGTCAGCGGGCTCTGCCTCTTCCTCAACCTCTGCGAGCTCCTGCACCTCGGCGTGGGGCGCATCCGCGACGCGCTCAGCCAGACCACCAGCCCCCCGCACCCGCCCGGCGGCAGCCCCACGCCACAGTACGCGAAGAAAGCCCCCAGCGCGCCCCCCACCTACCACTCGCTGAAGAAGGAGACGCTGAAAGCTCCCCTGCCCAACGGCAAGCTGGACTACAGGGAGAACCTGGCCAACTCGGCGGCGGAGCGCTTCGCCCTGGCCGGCGCTCCCCCCGAGCACGAGCTGGAGCGGCTGCGCAAGCACCTGCGCATGGCGCAGGAGCACCTGGAGATGGCTTTCCACCTCCAGccgcccccgcagccccccagcccctctcgcagcagcagccccgaggCCAACGGCATCGCCGCCGAGCAGAACCGCCTCAACCTGGCGCATGAGAAGGGTGGCAGCGTCTGCGAGAGGACCACGG ggctgtga
- the INHA gene encoding inhibin alpha chain, which produces MLLLLHLLPAVLPPAALASCSGAGAERQLVLAKVRARVLEHLSPPVLQEEPQKEARRVHRRDVLESADVQPEEPEDTSQVILFPSTDVPCEPTQPDKLLEEEGIFTYLFQPSAHALSRTVTSAQLWFYTGPSAAPNHSAPDVLTLSPQGRVPVAATVSRTPEHWTVFDFAPAALPHLVQPLFVILVRCPGCPCLADGDKMPFLVATTRAKGGERARRSAVPWSPAALSLLQRPSEDVAAHTNCRRASLNISFEELGWDKWIVHPSSFVFHYCHGSCAEGHGLSHRLGVQLCCAALPGTMRSLRVRTTSDGGYSFKYETVPNILAQDCTCV; this is translated from the exons atgctgctcctcctgcacctgCTGCCCGCCGtgctgccccccgccgccctgGCCAGCTGCAGCGGGGCTGGTGCCGAGCGGCAGCTCGTCCTGGCCAAGGTGCGGGCACGGGTGCTGGAGCACCTGAGCCCCCCCGTCCTGCAGGAGGAGCCCCAGAAGGAGGCGAGGAGGGTGCACCGCAGAGACGTCCTGGAAAGCGCCGACGTGCAGCCCGAGGAGCCGGAGGACACGTCGCAGGTGATCCTCTTCCCTTCCACAG ACGTGCCGTGCGAGCCCACGCAGCCGGACAAGCTGCTGGAAGAAGAAGGGATCTTCACCTACCTTTTCCAGCCCTCGGCACACGCCCTGAGCCGCACGGTGACGTCCGCCCAGCTCTGGTTTTACACCGGCCCCTCGGCCGCCCCCAACCACTCTGCCCCCGACGTGCTGACCCTCTCCCCGCAGGGCCGGGTGCCGGTGGCGGCCACGGTGTCCCGGACGCCCGAGCACTGGACGGTGTTTGACTTCGCCCCCGCCGCGCTGCCCCACCTGGTGCAGCCGCTCTTCGTGATCCTGGTGCGCTGCCCCGGCTGCCCCTGCCTGGCCGACGGGGACAAGATGCCCTTCCTGGTGGCCACCACGCGTGCCAAGGGCGGCGAGAGGGCTCGCCGCTCCGCCGTGCCCTGGTCCCCGGCCgccctcagcctgctgcagcGCCCGTCCGAGGACGTGGCCGCCCACACCAACTGCCGCCGGGCGTCCCTCAACATCTCCTttgaggagctgggctgggacaaGTGGATCGTGCACCCCAGCAGCTTCGTTTTCCACTACTGCCACGGGAGCTGCGCCGAGGGCCACGGGCTGAGCCACCGGCTGGGCGTGCAGCTCTGCTGCGCCGCGCTGCCCGGCACCATGCGCTCGCTGCGCGTCCGCACCACCTCCGACGGCGGCTACTCCTTCAAGTACGAGACGGTGCCCAACATCCTGGCCCAGGACTGCACCTGCGTCTAG